The following proteins are co-located in the Candidatus Nitrotoga sp. AM1P genome:
- a CDS encoding type II toxin-antitoxin system RelE/ParE family toxin, producing the protein MTVKPIVPRELANRDIDDAIAYYLSESTEQVAFGFIDALEQAYTHISRQPATGSPRYAHELNLPGLRFWPLAHYPHLVFYIERPQHIDVWRVLHGQRDIPAWMQEPEAI; encoded by the coding sequence GTGACGGTCAAACCTATCGTTCCGCGTGAGCTGGCCAACCGGGACATTGATGACGCGATTGCTTATTACCTCAGCGAAAGCACTGAACAAGTGGCGTTCGGCTTCATCGACGCCTTGGAGCAAGCTTATACGCACATTAGTCGCCAGCCGGCTACAGGATCACCACGCTATGCTCACGAATTAAATCTGCCCGGCCTGCGCTTCTGGCCACTGGCACACTATCCACATCTCGTATTCTATATCGAGCGTCCACAACACATTGATGTCTGGCGTGTGCTGCATGGCCAACGCGATATCCCGGCGTGGATGCAGGAGCCCGAGGCCATCTGA
- a CDS encoding type II toxin-antitoxin system ParD family antitoxin, which yields MSTMNISLPETLKSFVDEQVNQGGYGTSSEYVRELIRKDQDRLQLRGLLLAGAASAPAGPIDPAYFEGLRDRVRKAAKDGACG from the coding sequence ATGAGCACAATGAACATATCCCTACCCGAAACGCTCAAGTCCTTCGTGGATGAGCAGGTCAATCAAGGCGGCTATGGCACGAGCAGTGAGTACGTGCGTGAGCTGATCCGCAAGGATCAGGATCGCTTGCAACTACGCGGCCTGTTGCTTGCGGGCGCGGCATCTGCACCTGCAGGTCCGATCGACCCGGCCTACTTTGAAGGACTGCGTGATCGGGTGCGCAAGGCGGCCAAAGACGGCGCTTGCGGGTGA
- a CDS encoding REP-associated tyrosine transposase, giving the protein MRYRRADATGGTYFFTVNLAERRSDLLVRHIDDLRAAMKTVKDAHPFAILAMVVLPEHLHAIWRLPPDDADYPLRWSPIKAGFSRWRAKGEHIRASRQAKREHGIWQRRY; this is encoded by the coding sequence ATGCGTTACCGACGTGCCGATGCAACGGGAGGTACATACTTCTTCACTGTCAATCTAGCTGAACGGCGCTCCGATTTATTGGTGAGGCATATCGATGACTTGCGTGCGGCCATGAAAACGGTGAAAGACGCGCATCCGTTTGCCATCCTGGCGATGGTGGTGTTACCCGAACACCTGCATGCGATATGGCGATTGCCGCCGGACGATGCCGACTATCCGTTGCGCTGGTCGCCCATCAAGGCCGGGTTCTCGCGGTGGCGGGCAAAAGGCGAGCACATTCGAGCCAGCCGCCAAGCCAAGCGTGAGCACGGCATCTGGCAGCGACGGTATTGA